The Syntrophorhabdaceae bacterium genome has a window encoding:
- a CDS encoding response regulator, whose translation MKVAEHTEKEKVHIIVVEDSLTQAARLEHLLSGHGYDVSIAKDGKEALELLKNEKPDLIISDIIMPVMDGYELCRIIKDDITLSTIPVILLTSLSNPEEVVNGLKCGADNFITKPYKDKFILSRVEHVLANREFLQSADSEQGIEVYFAGDRHYIKSDRVQAINLLLSTYENAIEKNCELDEVNKELFALRDTLQKTNAELLQLNLELDHRVTERTVEIERKSEEIKIISQQLLQVEKLATMGELAASIAHELNNPLAIVSLRLESLTAQISGDAPYLRELEIIGQEVERMGKLVANLLLFSRRGQPQTSTVDICEEIENTLELVHYHLRKYNVKIIREFAPDVPKIHADRQQLRQLFLNLFTNASDAMPEGGTLTIRTYTQGSEGRDQETGVRGQGSEVRDQGSENRIEKSQISNLKSEIVSPDPKGRAFVVIEIADTGMGIPPEILLRMMETFFTTKPEGKGTGLGLAICRRVVRGHKGTFEIKSSCEIPRGTTVRVVFPSSLNSATSGSLREEKLDE comes from the coding sequence ATGAAAGTAGCAGAACATACAGAGAAAGAAAAAGTGCACATTATTGTCGTTGAAGACAGCCTGACGCAGGCAGCAAGGCTCGAGCACCTGCTCTCTGGACACGGGTATGATGTGTCAATAGCAAAAGACGGTAAGGAAGCCCTTGAGTTGCTTAAGAACGAGAAGCCGGATCTCATCATCAGCGATATCATTATGCCGGTCATGGACGGATACGAATTGTGCCGCATCATCAAGGATGACATTACCCTCAGCACAATACCGGTCATACTCCTCACGAGTCTTTCCAATCCGGAAGAGGTCGTCAACGGTCTTAAATGCGGCGCCGACAACTTTATAACGAAGCCATACAAGGATAAATTCATCCTATCGCGTGTAGAGCATGTACTTGCCAACCGGGAATTCCTCCAATCGGCTGACTCTGAGCAAGGAATAGAGGTTTATTTTGCCGGAGACAGACACTACATTAAATCGGACCGTGTCCAGGCTATAAACCTGCTTCTCTCAACTTACGAGAACGCTATTGAAAAAAATTGTGAACTTGATGAAGTCAATAAAGAACTTTTTGCCTTACGTGATACACTGCAAAAGACGAATGCAGAATTGCTTCAATTGAATTTGGAGCTGGATCACCGGGTTACCGAGCGAACAGTGGAAATAGAGAGAAAAAGCGAAGAAATAAAGATTATATCCCAGCAGCTTTTGCAGGTGGAGAAGCTGGCGACAATGGGGGAACTGGCGGCGAGCATTGCCCATGAGCTGAACAATCCGCTTGCCATTGTCAGCCTTCGGCTCGAATCCTTGACGGCCCAAATATCCGGGGATGCCCCGTACCTGCGGGAACTGGAGATCATTGGACAGGAAGTTGAACGAATGGGCAAGCTCGTTGCCAACCTCCTGCTGTTCAGCCGCCGGGGGCAGCCGCAGACCTCTACGGTGGATATCTGTGAAGAGATAGAAAATACCCTCGAACTTGTTCATTACCACTTACGCAAATACAATGTAAAGATCATACGGGAGTTTGCGCCCGACGTGCCGAAAATCCATGCAGACCGTCAGCAATTGAGACAGTTGTTCCTGAACCTGTTCACGAATGCGAGCGACGCCATGCCCGAGGGTGGGACGCTTACGATCCGCACGTATACACAGGGGTCAGAGGGCAGGGATCAGGAAACAGGGGTCAGGGGTCAGGGGTCAGAGGTCAGGGACCAGGGATCAGAGAACAGAATTGAAAAATCTCAAATCTCAAATCTGAAATCTGAAATTGTCAGCCCCGATCCCAAAGGCAGAGCCTTTGTCGTTATTGAGATTGCCGATACGGGTATGGGCATACCGCCTGAGATTCTGCTCAGGATGATGGAAACATTTTTTACCACGAAACCGGAGGGGAAGGGCACGGGCCTGGGACTGGCAATCTGCAGACGTGTTGTTCGGGGCCACAAAGGAACGTTCGAGATTAAAAGCAGTTGCGAAATTCCAAGGGGCACAACAGTTCGTGTTGTCTTCCCGTCCTCATTGAACTCAGCCACCTCTGGCAGTCTTCGTGAGGAGAAATTAGATGAATAA
- the cheB gene encoding chemotaxis-specific protein-glutamate methyltransferase CheB, which yields MIKVLIVEDSQVVRDFLTYILSSDPDIQVVGTASNGEEAVKGVGDKRPDIVTMDINMPKMDGYEATRIIMETTPTPIVVVSASWDPNEVKKTFMTMEAGALAAVRKPVGVMHPDHKDQVKELIQMVKLMSEVKVVRRRPQVTLKKYIPVISPVSEPAHTITDIKAVAIGASTGGPPVVEAILSRLPKDFRAPLFIVQHIAPGFVQGFADWLSNSCSFHVKVAEQGESPLPGHAYVAPDGFHMEVDADKRIILNNGEPENGLRPSVSHLFRSVARVFGEHAIGMLLTGMGKDGARELKIMREKGAVTIVQDEQTSVIYGMPGEAVALGAAMHVLSPEAIAILLKRLVGGK from the coding sequence ATGATAAAGGTTCTCATCGTTGAAGATTCACAGGTCGTTCGGGACTTTTTGACTTACATCCTTTCTTCTGATCCCGATATTCAGGTTGTAGGAACGGCAAGCAACGGCGAAGAAGCCGTTAAGGGGGTCGGAGATAAAAGACCTGACATCGTGACGATGGACATAAACATGCCAAAGATGGACGGATACGAGGCAACGAGAATCATCATGGAAACTACACCCACACCAATCGTGGTTGTAAGCGCGAGTTGGGACCCCAATGAGGTGAAAAAGACCTTCATGACAATGGAGGCCGGTGCCCTTGCAGCCGTTAGAAAGCCTGTTGGTGTTATGCATCCGGACCATAAAGACCAGGTGAAAGAACTCATCCAGATGGTAAAACTTATGTCGGAAGTTAAGGTGGTCAGACGGCGGCCGCAAGTAACATTAAAAAAATACATCCCCGTCATTTCACCGGTCAGTGAACCGGCGCACACGATAACAGATATAAAAGCCGTTGCCATAGGAGCCTCAACAGGCGGACCGCCAGTGGTAGAAGCGATTTTGTCTCGATTGCCGAAAGACTTTCGCGCTCCCCTTTTTATTGTCCAGCATATTGCACCGGGATTTGTTCAGGGTTTTGCGGATTGGTTGTCGAATTCTTGCAGCTTCCATGTAAAAGTTGCCGAGCAAGGTGAATCACCTTTACCCGGGCATGCCTACGTTGCACCGGATGGATTTCATATGGAGGTAGATGCTGACAAGAGGATTATTCTGAACAATGGGGAACCCGAAAATGGTCTGCGCCCTTCCGTCTCACACCTCTTTCGTTCTGTAGCAAGGGTCTTCGGGGAACACGCGATCGGCATGCTGCTCACAGGCATGGGGAAGGACGGCGCGAGGGAACTTAAGATCATGAGAGAGAAAGGGGCTGTGACCATTGTCCAGGATGAGCAGACGAGTGTGATCTATGGTATGCCCGGAGAGGCGGTTGCCCTCGGCGCGGCCATGCATGTCCTTTCTCCGGAGGCAATTGCAATCTTGCTGAAAAGACTGGTAGGTGGCAAATGA
- a CDS encoding response regulator, whose amino-acid sequence MLATFKIEADEHISAMSSLLVEVEKTSDAQRRAKAIENIFREAHSLKGAARSVNVTEIEMICQSLESVFAAMKRNEITLSAELFDLLHETVDGLRRFLSAGEAERTADEKSKEAELIGKLEEAAKGTGIGDWGAGIKDQGVVGGKQEARQEVGYTKPVATETVRISTTKLDTLLLQAEELLLVKLATSQRTADLADINATLDLWKKEWTKIYPDMRMVRRLLEKNGEQKQGKNNGQLKRLLGFLEWNDSYIKSLEGKLGTLAKSIEYDNRSHGRMVDDLLDGMKRASMLPFSSLLEIFPKLVRDLSREQGKNIELVIRGREVEIDRRILEEMKDPLIHMVRNCIDHGIEKPDERIGKKKPAHGTIVIAISPKDSSNIEMAISDDGAGVDVARVREAALKHGVISIEEAGKLSEPQTMSLIYCSGISTSPIVTDISGRGLGLAIVRERAERLGGAISLDTRSDAGATFRITLPMTLATFRGVLVRENDHLFIIPTTSVDMVIKMNREEIKTVENRETILFNGQTILLVKLSNVLGMPRKIAAGDAAGAHSGHVLTAVILASAEKRIAFTVDEVVNEQEVLVKSLCKQLSRVRNIAGATILGSGKTVLILNIPDLLETAIKVGAVPAMVTGVTEEVELEEKTILVVEDSITARTLLKNILESAGYNVRTAVDGIDGFTTLKEGAFDLVVSDVDMPRMNGFDLTAKIRSDKKLSELPVVLVTALQSREDRERGIDVGANAYIVKSSFDQSNLLEVIKRLI is encoded by the coding sequence TTGCTGGCAACCTTTAAAATCGAGGCCGATGAACACATAAGTGCCATGTCTTCCCTTCTCGTTGAGGTGGAGAAAACGTCTGATGCACAAAGGCGGGCGAAGGCCATCGAGAATATCTTCCGCGAGGCGCACAGCCTGAAGGGCGCAGCCCGATCTGTCAACGTTACGGAGATCGAGATGATCTGCCAGTCCCTGGAGAGCGTCTTTGCTGCCATGAAGCGTAACGAAATTACATTGTCTGCGGAATTGTTTGACCTGCTCCATGAGACGGTTGACGGTCTGCGTCGGTTTCTTTCCGCCGGTGAGGCGGAACGCACGGCCGACGAGAAATCAAAGGAAGCAGAGTTGATCGGGAAACTTGAAGAGGCAGCCAAGGGGACGGGGATCGGGGATTGGGGGGCAGGGATCAAGGACCAAGGAGTGGTAGGTGGGAAACAAGAGGCAAGACAGGAGGTTGGTTACACGAAGCCGGTTGCAACGGAGACGGTACGGATATCCACGACAAAGCTGGATACCCTGTTGCTTCAGGCTGAAGAGTTACTTTTGGTGAAACTGGCAACGAGTCAGCGTACCGCCGACCTCGCAGATATAAACGCCACTTTGGATCTATGGAAAAAAGAATGGACGAAAATCTACCCGGACATGCGAATGGTCCGTAGATTACTTGAGAAGAATGGTGAACAAAAACAAGGGAAAAACAACGGGCAGCTTAAAAGATTACTGGGATTCCTTGAATGGAATGATAGCTATATCAAATCCCTGGAAGGTAAGCTCGGCACCCTGGCAAAGTCAATTGAGTATGACAATCGTTCTCATGGACGAATGGTGGACGATCTACTTGATGGTATGAAGCGTGCATCGATGCTCCCTTTTTCATCACTGCTCGAGATCTTTCCGAAGCTGGTGCGCGATCTTTCGCGGGAGCAAGGGAAAAATATTGAACTGGTTATTCGAGGGAGAGAGGTCGAAATAGACAGACGCATTCTGGAAGAGATGAAGGATCCTCTTATTCATATGGTGAGAAATTGCATCGACCATGGGATAGAGAAGCCGGACGAACGGATCGGGAAAAAAAAGCCGGCTCACGGAACCATTGTCATCGCCATTTCACCGAAGGATAGCAGCAACATTGAGATGGCCATTTCTGATGATGGCGCGGGTGTCGATGTTGCCAGAGTTCGGGAGGCTGCGCTTAAACACGGTGTTATTTCCATTGAGGAAGCAGGGAAGTTAAGCGAACCGCAGACAATGTCGCTGATCTACTGCTCGGGAATATCCACCAGTCCTATTGTCACCGACATCTCCGGGAGAGGTCTTGGTCTTGCCATTGTCCGCGAGCGTGCGGAAAGATTGGGGGGCGCCATTTCTCTGGATACACGTTCTGATGCGGGTGCCACGTTTCGGATAACGCTGCCAATGACCCTGGCCACATTTCGCGGGGTTCTGGTTCGGGAAAATGATCACCTGTTCATAATACCTACGACAAGTGTGGACATGGTAATCAAGATGAACCGTGAAGAGATCAAAACAGTGGAAAACCGGGAGACGATTCTGTTTAACGGGCAGACTATTTTGCTGGTAAAGCTCAGTAATGTTTTGGGGATGCCCCGGAAGATTGCTGCAGGCGATGCCGCCGGCGCGCACAGCGGACATGTCTTGACCGCGGTAATCCTGGCTTCTGCGGAGAAGCGAATTGCTTTTACGGTGGATGAAGTGGTTAACGAGCAGGAAGTATTGGTGAAAAGCCTCTGCAAACAACTTTCCCGCGTGCGCAACATCGCTGGTGCTACGATCCTGGGGTCTGGTAAAACGGTGCTCATTCTAAACATCCCTGATTTATTGGAAACTGCAATCAAAGTTGGAGCTGTTCCTGCCATGGTTACTGGGGTGACGGAAGAGGTTGAACTGGAAGAAAAAACTATTCTGGTGGTTGAGGATTCCATTACCGCCCGGACCTTGTTGAAAAATATTCTGGAATCAGCCGGATACAATGTCAGGACGGCTGTGGATGGCATCGACGGATTTACCACCTTGAAGGAGGGTGCATTTGATCTGGTGGTTTCGGACGTGGATATGCCGAGGATGAATGGATTCGATCTCACCGCTAAAATCCGCTCCGATAAGAAACTTTCGGAACTGCCGGTTGTACTGGTGACCGCGCTTCAATCGCGTGAGGACAGGGAACGTGGCATCGATGTTGGCGCAAACGCCTATATTGTAAAGAGCAGTTTTGATCAAAGCAATCTGTTGGAAGTGATTAAAAGACTGATATAA
- a CDS encoding methyl-accepting chemotaxis protein, translated as MKKSKLGVLWSILLGGVLPLILAFILRYLIPDWKWLNEPFHSALEALGLFAGLSLAILLMFQEERQKDISHYIWISSALVGLGILDGFHASVRSGNNFVWLHSMAILIGGFLFSMAWIPLRSAKSRIARGIPAFTATVTIIIGILSLVLVEKLPPMIVEGNFTLTASVVNVLGGIFFIVAAIFFLVRYWTNGEAEEILFAFFCFLNASAGLLFPFGHPWGSEWWLWHLLRLIAYFVVLGYIFSVFRDLTERQRIADELSNLLREVKDAVSVLATSSSEITATVAELASTAAQAATAVNETTTTVEEVKQTAVLSSQKARSVSDSAQKTFQVSQDGKKSLEQTVESMNYIRGQMESIAETVVRLSEQSHAIGETVATVNDIAEQSNLLAVNAAIEAAKAGEQGKGFVVVAQEIKSLAEQSKRATAQVRTILSDVQKGINSTVIVTEQGSKAVEAGVKQAATSGEAIMMLADSITEAVKASTQIAASSQQQLAGMDQVVLAMESINQASVQNVAGTRQVEAAAQNLQELGQKLKQLLERHET; from the coding sequence ATGAAAAAGTCTAAATTGGGTGTGTTATGGAGCATACTCCTGGGAGGGGTTCTCCCCCTCATTTTAGCCTTTATTTTGAGGTACTTGATACCTGATTGGAAATGGCTTAATGAGCCTTTTCATTCAGCCCTCGAGGCCTTAGGATTATTTGCCGGCCTGTCTCTCGCGATCCTTCTCATGTTTCAAGAAGAACGGCAGAAAGACATCTCTCATTATATCTGGATATCATCAGCGTTGGTTGGTCTGGGCATTCTGGATGGCTTCCATGCGTCCGTCAGATCAGGCAATAACTTTGTCTGGCTGCACAGCATGGCAATACTGATTGGTGGTTTTTTGTTCAGCATGGCCTGGATACCTCTAAGAAGCGCAAAATCGAGGATCGCAAGAGGTATTCCTGCTTTTACGGCTACGGTGACTATTATCATCGGGATACTATCGCTTGTCCTTGTGGAGAAGCTGCCCCCGATGATTGTGGAGGGAAATTTTACCCTGACCGCCTCAGTCGTCAACGTTCTTGGGGGGATCTTTTTTATAGTGGCGGCGATATTCTTTCTTGTCCGTTATTGGACCAACGGGGAAGCGGAAGAAATCCTGTTTGCCTTCTTTTGTTTTTTGAATGCTTCGGCAGGGCTGTTATTCCCATTCGGGCATCCGTGGGGTTCTGAATGGTGGCTCTGGCATCTGTTGCGTCTGATCGCTTACTTTGTTGTGCTCGGATACATCTTTTCTGTTTTCAGAGATTTGACCGAACGTCAGCGGATTGCTGATGAACTGAGCAATTTATTACGGGAGGTGAAAGATGCGGTTAGCGTCCTGGCTACCTCTTCCAGCGAAATTACGGCAACGGTCGCAGAACTCGCATCTACCGCTGCCCAGGCGGCTACAGCAGTGAACGAGACAACAACGACTGTGGAGGAGGTGAAGCAGACGGCAGTGCTTTCAAGCCAAAAGGCCAGGTCTGTTTCCGACAGTGCCCAGAAAACGTTTCAGGTATCGCAGGATGGAAAAAAATCCCTGGAACAGACCGTCGAAAGCATGAACTATATTCGGGGGCAGATGGAATCCATTGCCGAAACGGTTGTCAGGCTGAGCGAGCAGAGCCATGCGATCGGCGAAACGGTGGCCACTGTCAACGATATTGCCGAACAGTCAAATCTCCTTGCAGTCAACGCCGCCATCGAGGCGGCTAAAGCCGGCGAGCAGGGTAAAGGTTTTGTTGTGGTGGCACAGGAAATAAAGAGCCTGGCAGAGCAATCCAAGCGGGCTACGGCACAGGTCAGAACCATATTGAGCGACGTGCAAAAAGGTATAAATTCTACGGTCATTGTAACGGAACAGGGAAGCAAGGCTGTAGAAGCAGGTGTGAAACAGGCGGCCACATCCGGAGAAGCCATCATGATGCTGGCGGACAGTATTACCGAGGCGGTGAAGGCATCAACTCAAATTGCAGCATCGAGCCAGCAACAGCTGGCGGGGATGGATCAGGTGGTCCTGGCGATGGAAAGCATCAACCAGGCGAGCGTGCAGAATGTGGCCGGCACCCGGCAGGTTGAGGCGGCAGCGCAGAACCTGCAGGAACTGGGGCAGAAACTCAAACAACTCCTGGAAAGGCATGAGACGTAG
- a CDS encoding methyl-accepting chemotaxis protein yields the protein MLQSMKIGQRLGLGFGLILVLMIAVIAASLNSINISHENLNRIVRVNNIRLLMANNMVDDVREVSIALRTVLLLKETGKAREIKNKIDKSRKKYDTDFEKLQELTAKDDTETWDIISKIKASQDASRQLNNKVLDLAMAGKHAEALDLMIKKAGPAVGQWIEHADNLIRRNEERNSMRYDQTEKDQAIARMTLLIFGVVGVALSVAVAIILTLSITRPLKVATNMVLSRDLTADISAYKKGEGELGLMINSFSKDISERMKMEQEIRDASLYTRNLIEASLDPLITISPDGKITDVNKTTEEVTGVSREGLIGSDFSDYFTEPEKAREVYKQVFSQGIVKDYLLTIRHSSGRTIDVLYNASIYKNEAGEVQGVFAAARDITKLANLLQEIKETVRVLATSSSEITATVAELASTAAQAATAVNETTTTVEEVKQTAVLSSQKARSVSDSAQKTFQVSQDGKKSLEQTVESMNYIRGQMESIAETVVRLSEQSHAIGETVATVNDIAEQSNLLAVNAAIEAAKAGEQGKGFVVVAQEIKSLAEQSKRATAQVRTILSDVQKGINSTVIVTEQGSKAVEAGVKQAATSGEAIMMLADSITEAVKASTQIAASSQQQLAGMDQVVLAMESINQASVQNVAGTRQVEAAAQNLQELGQKLKQLLERHET from the coding sequence ATGTTACAAAGCATGAAAATTGGGCAGCGTCTTGGATTGGGCTTCGGTCTTATACTTGTTCTTATGATTGCCGTAATCGCGGCCAGTTTGAACAGCATAAATATCAGCCATGAAAATCTTAATCGTATTGTGAGGGTTAATAATATCCGTCTTCTTATGGCAAACAATATGGTTGACGATGTGAGAGAAGTGTCTATCGCCCTCCGCACAGTCCTGTTACTGAAAGAAACCGGAAAGGCACGGGAAATAAAAAACAAGATTGATAAATCCAGGAAAAAATATGATACCGATTTTGAAAAACTCCAGGAATTAACCGCAAAGGACGATACAGAGACATGGGATATAATCTCCAAAATCAAGGCTTCTCAGGATGCATCAAGACAACTAAACAATAAGGTGCTTGATCTGGCCATGGCAGGCAAGCATGCTGAAGCCCTGGATTTGATGATTAAGAAGGCCGGCCCCGCAGTGGGGCAATGGATAGAACATGCAGACAATCTTATAAGACGTAATGAAGAGCGCAACAGCATGCGTTACGATCAGACGGAAAAAGACCAAGCCATTGCGCGCATGACTCTGCTCATCTTTGGGGTAGTAGGCGTAGCGCTGTCTGTGGCAGTAGCCATCATTCTGACCTTAAGTATCACCAGACCTTTAAAGGTTGCGACGAATATGGTTCTTTCAAGAGATCTGACCGCAGATATTTCTGCTTATAAAAAGGGGGAAGGGGAATTAGGCCTTATGATAAACTCCTTCAGCAAAGATATTTCCGAACGGATGAAGATGGAGCAAGAGATACGGGATGCATCGCTCTATACCCGAAACCTGATCGAAGCAAGCCTTGACCCTTTGATTACAATCAGCCCTGATGGAAAGATAACAGATGTGAATAAGACTACCGAGGAGGTAACCGGTGTTTCACGCGAGGGCCTGATCGGCAGTGATTTCTCTGACTACTTTACGGAACCGGAAAAGGCGAGAGAGGTGTATAAGCAGGTTTTTTCACAGGGTATCGTCAAAGACTATCTCCTTACTATCCGCCACAGCTCGGGCCGCACCATAGATGTGCTCTACAATGCCAGCATATACAAGAACGAGGCTGGAGAGGTGCAGGGTGTATTTGCTGCCGCCCGTGACATCACCAAGTTGGCCAATCTGTTACAAGAAATAAAAGAAACAGTCCGCGTCCTGGCTACCTCTTCCAGCGAAATTACGGCAACGGTCGCAGAACTCGCATCTACCGCTGCCCAGGCGGCTACAGCAGTGAACGAGACAACAACGACTGTGGAGGAGGTGAAGCAGACGGCAGTGCTTTCAAGCCAAAAGGCCAGGTCTGTTTCCGACAGTGCCCAGAAAACGTTTCAGGTATCGCAGGATGGAAAAAAATCCCTGGAACAGACCGTCGAAAGCATGAACTATATTCGGGGGCAGATGGAATCCATTGCCGAAACGGTTGTCAGGCTGAGCGAGCAGAGCCATGCGATCGGCGAAACGGTGGCCACTGTCAACGATATTGCCGAACAGTCAAATCTCCTTGCAGTCAACGCCGCCATCGAGGCGGCTAAAGCCGGCGAGCAGGGTAAAGGTTTTGTTGTGGTGGCACAGGAAATAAAGAGCCTGGCAGAGCAATCCAAGCGGGCTACGGCACAGGTCAGAACCATATTGAGCGACGTGCAAAAAGGTATAAATTCTACGGTCATTGTAACGGAACAGGGAAGCAAGGCTGTAGAAGCAGGTGTGAAACAGGCGGCCACATCCGGAGAAGCCATCATGATGCTGGCGGACAGTATTACCGAGGCGGTGAAGGCATCAACTCAAATTGCAGCATCGAGCCAGCAACAGCTGGCGGGGATGGATCAGGTGGTCCTGGCGATGGAAAGCATCAACCAGGCGAGCGTGCAGAATGTGGCCGGCACCCGGCAGGTTGAGGCGGCAGCGCAGAACCTGCAGGAACTGGGGCAGAAACTCAAACAACTCCTGGAAAGGCATGAGACGTAG
- a CDS encoding chemotaxis protein CheW — translation MPEIAETDKAARSIDWRQVHSRVETARLAMEQGCAKTQEEKIKILKERARTLSQEREEKETDTGYIDVVAFSLAYEEYAIESFYVREVYPMKELTPVPGTPPFVLGIINVRGQILSVIDIKKFFDLPEKGLTDLNKVIIIRDDSMEFGILADVVLGTRHIMLSEIQQSLPGFTGIRAQYLKGVTRGRAAVLDAGKLLSDKNIIVHEDAG, via the coding sequence ATGCCTGAAATAGCAGAAACAGACAAAGCAGCGCGTAGTATAGACTGGCGGCAGGTACATAGCCGCGTTGAAACCGCTCGGCTTGCCATGGAACAAGGTTGTGCAAAGACCCAAGAGGAGAAGATTAAGATCCTTAAAGAGAGAGCCAGGACTCTGTCACAAGAACGGGAAGAGAAGGAAACCGATACCGGATATATCGATGTTGTGGCATTTAGCCTGGCATATGAAGAATACGCCATTGAATCGTTCTATGTCCGTGAAGTCTACCCGATGAAAGAATTAACACCGGTACCTGGCACGCCTCCGTTTGTCTTGGGCATCATCAACGTGCGCGGTCAGATTCTGTCGGTCATCGACATCAAGAAGTTTTTCGACCTTCCGGAAAAAGGTTTGACGGATCTCAATAAGGTTATCATCATTCGTGATGATTCAATGGAATTTGGCATCCTTGCCGATGTCGTGCTAGGCACGCGCCATATCATGCTCAGCGAAATTCAACAGTCGCTTCCGGGTTTTACCGGCATTCGCGCACAATATCTCAAGGGAGTTACGAGAGGGCGAGCGGCCGTTCTGGACGCAGGAAAACTGTTGTCCGACAAAAATATTATCGTGCATGAAGATGCCGGTTAA
- a CDS encoding tetratricopeptide repeat protein: protein MSTLSNDTLFQLADYLEHYMGLSYPRQKWADLERKIMKSLADLNFNDNDAFADWLLSSSPPTKNQIEILASYLTIGETYFFREKRVFEVLEERVIPELINARRRTGKSLRFWSAGCCTGEEPYSIAILLHKMFPDLKAWNISILATDINPCFLHKASEGLYGKWSFRDCPQWVQEKYFQRSRKDQFEILPEIRDMVTFSYLNLVEDSYPSLSNQTNAMDVIFCRNVLMYFAETSAKKVVHNLSRSLVDEGWMVINPVESSYIPSPPFTAVRFSDAILYKKDGSHREAKDIHHAIPSLAHEEAQAPVKLCVDSAMKRDMVPMRETKIVKRSKAEEKEAEKAPPPYVKAQALYEQGRYGEAIPELLELVSDHEDMAMVLSLLARAYANQGELMEARRWCEKAIASDKLVSGLHYLRATILQEQGATGEAVASLKRALYLDPDFILAHFAMGILKGRLEKPKEVEKHFKNVLMLLQKCRQDETLPESDGITAGRLGEIVGLISREKGLTCLK from the coding sequence ATGAGCACCCTTTCCAACGACACGCTTTTTCAGCTCGCCGACTATTTGGAGCATTACATGGGACTTTCCTACCCCAGGCAGAAGTGGGCCGACTTGGAAAGAAAAATAATGAAATCCCTCGCCGATTTAAATTTCAACGATAACGACGCATTTGCAGACTGGCTTCTTTCTTCGTCGCCGCCCACAAAGAACCAGATTGAAATACTGGCCAGTTATCTCACTATCGGAGAAACCTATTTTTTCAGAGAGAAACGCGTATTTGAGGTTCTTGAGGAGCGAGTTATTCCGGAACTGATTAACGCCCGTCGAAGGACAGGAAAGAGTCTCAGATTCTGGAGCGCCGGGTGTTGCACCGGCGAGGAACCATATTCCATTGCCATATTACTCCACAAAATGTTCCCTGATCTGAAGGCCTGGAATATTTCGATCCTGGCTACGGACATCAACCCCTGTTTTCTTCATAAAGCGTCGGAGGGGTTGTACGGCAAGTGGTCATTTCGAGACTGCCCCCAATGGGTGCAGGAAAAATATTTCCAAAGGTCGAGGAAAGACCAGTTTGAGATTTTGCCTGAGATCAGGGATATGGTGACCTTTTCCTATCTCAATCTGGTTGAAGATTCATATCCCTCACTTTCGAATCAGACCAATGCCATGGATGTCATCTTCTGTCGTAATGTGCTTATGTATTTTGCCGAAACGTCGGCGAAGAAAGTAGTTCACAATTTGTCCCGTTCCCTTGTGGATGAAGGTTGGATGGTTATCAATCCGGTTGAAAGTTCCTATATCCCATCGCCGCCATTTACAGCCGTGCGTTTTTCAGACGCTATTCTCTACAAGAAAGACGGAAGCCACCGGGAGGCAAAAGATATTCACCACGCAATTCCTTCCCTTGCACATGAAGAGGCCCAGGCGCCTGTTAAGCTATGCGTTGATTCTGCAATGAAACGAGATATGGTTCCGATGCGCGAAACGAAGATAGTGAAGCGGTCGAAAGCTGAAGAAAAGGAAGCGGAAAAGGCACCGCCGCCGTATGTAAAGGCACAAGCGCTTTATGAACAAGGTCGCTATGGAGAAGCAATACCGGAACTTCTGGAACTGGTTTCGGATCATGAGGATATGGCGATGGTCCTGTCGTTGCTCGCACGCGCTTATGCCAACCAGGGCGAACTCATGGAGGCGCGCAGATGGTGTGAAAAAGCCATCGCCTCGGATAAGCTCGTTTCCGGGTTGCATTATCTGCGTGCCACAATCCTCCAGGAACAGGGGGCTACGGGAGAAGCGGTCGCATCTTTGAAACGGGCGCTCTATCTCGATCCGGATTTTATACTGGCCCACTTTGCAATGGGTATCCTCAAGGGCAGGCTGGAGAAACCAAAAGAGGTGGAAAAACATTTTAAGAATGTGCTTATGCTGCTTCAGAAATGTCGGCAAGATGAAACATTACCTGAATCAGACGGGATTACTGCCGGGAGACTTGGAGAGATTGTAGGATTAATCAGCCGGGAAAAGGGATTGACATGCCTGAAATAG